From Candidatus Methylomirabilota bacterium, one genomic window encodes:
- the rfaE2 gene encoding D-glycero-beta-D-manno-heptose 1-phosphate adenylyltransferase, with translation MTVDVGKLRTLEELCVIVRQRRALGKRVVFTNGCFDLLHRGHTRLLQQARALGDLLIVGLNSDASVRLLKGPSRPVLLQDERAELLSALASVDYVVIFEEADPSRIIAALEPDLLVKGADWAKEEVVGRQTVERRGGQVVTIPLMEGCSTSRIVRRILEMAPPQQAES, from the coding sequence GTCATCGTCAGGCAGCGCCGGGCGCTGGGCAAGCGGGTAGTGTTTACGAATGGCTGTTTCGATCTACTCCACCGAGGACATACCCGCTTGTTGCAGCAGGCGCGGGCGCTGGGCGACCTGCTGATCGTCGGTTTGAACAGTGATGCGTCCGTCCGACTTCTCAAGGGTCCGTCCCGACCTGTGCTCTTACAGGATGAGCGGGCAGAGTTACTCTCGGCTCTGGCCTCGGTCGACTACGTCGTGATCTTCGAGGAAGCGGACCCGAGCCGCATCATTGCAGCGCTTGAGCCCGATCTGTTGGTTAAGGGCGCCGACTGGGCCAAGGAAGAGGTCGTCGGTCGGCAGACGGTAGAGAGGCGTGGCGGGCAGGTTGTCACGATCCCGTTGATGGAGGGCTGTTCCACAAGCCGTATCGTGCGTCGTATCCTGGAGATGGCGCCTCCGCAACAAGCTGAAAGCTAA
- the mfd gene encoding transcription-repair coupling factor, whose product MVIRSKESSEDLLIPEIAEIMARLDSGEDALSLTGLFGTSKALILSHIARRSRRPLVVVASSSAEAELLAKDLQVFFSGSVGFLPERDEDPETGYQRITCLAGLATKELPLTVISFRAALEPLSPPSALLGAAFTLYVGRLITRDELLVALEIGGYRRVHQVTDRGEYSLRGNLLDLFPLSPGLSCIDAPDLPVRAEFFGDEVLELRAFDPATQRSIRPVEQVTVLPVVEVPLTDDARRQALEEPADLLQYVAPDALWALIDPAGLRAAARDFTEHSPQQISPGPPLVKGSTGGFSHLDWSDFEQKLSLRPRIFLEEFLPTNSLGEAATIGFQVRTITAYRGRMTGLIGDLEGWRRQGRRIHLVCRSEAQGRRLAEVLREHDVAASVGLGMASPGEITILSHELSGGFHLDEASLTYITEAEIFGTRHIPPRRSRPKEVSSLASYQDLAYGDYVVHEDHGIGVYKGLRQLTVGGTEGDYLLLVYADHAKLYVPTRTLHLIHRYAGADGNPPALDRLGSASWAKAKERVKASVREMAQELLTLYAARKVIKGHALPPDTPWQREFEAGFPYEETPDQLQAIAAVKADMERDRPMDRLICGDVGYGKTEVAMRAAFKTVIGGKQVAVLVPTTVLALQHAQTFSERFGGFPAKVEMLSRFRSRKEQGDVLRGVRDGTVDIVIGTHRLLQKDIHFRDLGLLVVDEEHRFGVAAKERLKQLRRQVDVLTLTATPIPRTLHMSMLGVRDISTIETPPENRLSIRTTVARFDPALIKEAIEHELDRGGQVFFVHNRVESIQNVARLIKRLVPEAKLTVAHGELPEERLERVMCDFYDGKFNILLCTTIIESGLDVGTANTIIIDRADALGLAQLYQLRGRVGRDKHRAYAYLLVPKDTVLTEVAKKRLQVIAELTDLGSGFKVAARDLEIRGTGNLLGPEQHGQIAAVGIDLYCRLIESTVKELKGEAVAESVEPSIRLEAEGYLPEAYVEDPNIRLQLYKRLAALSVLQEVSAFREELVDRFGEPPHETERLLTAMALRILARTLHIREVDAVGKTIRIVFSESPPLAADKVAALLREEGGRLRYIPKSPHPPVTKGGHGGIYGAGCDALEYAVDGGDKITTAQTLLSRLQTCR is encoded by the coding sequence ATGGTGATACGCTCAAAGGAGTCGTCGGAAGATCTCCTGATCCCTGAGATTGCGGAGATTATGGCTCGGCTTGACAGCGGGGAAGACGCGCTATCTCTCACCGGTCTCTTCGGGACCTCGAAAGCGTTGATCCTCTCCCATATCGCTCGCCGGTCGAGGCGCCCCCTTGTGGTAGTGGCTTCCTCGTCCGCTGAGGCCGAGTTGCTGGCGAAGGATCTGCAGGTCTTCTTCTCCGGCTCGGTGGGTTTCTTACCGGAACGTGATGAGGACCCTGAAACCGGGTATCAGCGGATTACCTGCCTGGCAGGTCTCGCCACCAAAGAGCTTCCTCTAACAGTTATCTCTTTTCGAGCGGCGCTCGAACCGCTCTCTCCCCCCTCAGCTCTCCTGGGAGCAGCCTTCACGCTGTACGTCGGGCGATTGATCACGCGAGACGAGCTTCTCGTTGCTCTCGAAATAGGTGGTTACCGTCGAGTACATCAGGTGACAGACCGGGGCGAATACAGCCTGCGCGGGAATCTCCTCGACCTGTTTCCCCTCAGCCCTGGCCTGAGCTGTATCGATGCGCCGGATCTTCCTGTGCGCGCTGAGTTCTTCGGCGACGAGGTACTTGAGCTCCGCGCATTCGATCCGGCTACCCAGCGGTCTATCCGCCCCGTCGAGCAGGTGACCGTCCTGCCTGTTGTAGAAGTGCCACTGACCGATGACGCGCGCCGGCAGGCGCTGGAGGAACCGGCCGATCTCCTGCAGTACGTGGCGCCGGACGCCCTGTGGGCCCTGATAGATCCCGCGGGACTCCGAGCGGCGGCGCGCGACTTCACTGAACATAGCCCGCAACAAATCTCCCCAGGCCCCCCTTTGGTAAAGGGGAGTACGGGGGGATTTTCGCACCTCGACTGGAGTGACTTTGAGCAGAAACTCTCCCTGAGGCCGCGGATCTTTCTGGAGGAGTTCTTACCAACGAACAGCCTTGGGGAAGCGGCGACCATCGGTTTTCAGGTGCGCACCATCACGGCCTACCGTGGACGAATGACGGGACTCATCGGCGACCTTGAAGGGTGGCGTCGGCAGGGCCGAAGAATCCACCTGGTCTGCAGGAGTGAGGCCCAGGGTCGGCGTCTGGCTGAGGTGCTCAGGGAGCACGACGTCGCGGCCTCTGTCGGCCTGGGGATGGCCTCGCCGGGCGAAATTACCATTCTTTCTCACGAACTCAGCGGCGGCTTCCATCTGGATGAGGCTTCACTGACCTATATCACAGAGGCCGAGATCTTCGGGACTCGACATATTCCGCCTCGCCGCTCACGACCGAAGGAGGTCTCCTCCCTTGCTTCCTACCAGGACCTGGCCTACGGCGATTATGTTGTCCACGAGGATCATGGGATCGGCGTATACAAAGGGCTGCGACAGCTCACTGTAGGGGGGACGGAGGGCGACTACCTGCTCCTCGTCTATGCCGATCACGCCAAGCTCTATGTGCCTACCAGGACACTCCATCTGATTCATCGGTATGCGGGTGCTGACGGCAATCCACCGGCCCTCGATCGGTTGGGGAGCGCCTCCTGGGCCAAGGCGAAGGAACGGGTCAAGGCGTCCGTCCGCGAGATGGCCCAGGAGCTGCTCACGCTGTATGCGGCCAGAAAGGTCATCAAGGGACATGCCCTCCCTCCCGATACGCCGTGGCAACGGGAATTCGAGGCCGGATTCCCGTACGAGGAAACGCCGGACCAACTCCAGGCGATCGCCGCCGTCAAGGCCGACATGGAGCGAGACCGGCCGATGGATCGTCTGATCTGCGGTGACGTCGGGTACGGTAAGACCGAGGTAGCGATGCGGGCCGCCTTCAAGACGGTCATAGGGGGGAAACAGGTGGCGGTGTTGGTGCCGACGACGGTCCTCGCCCTACAGCATGCTCAGACGTTTTCCGAGCGGTTCGGCGGCTTCCCAGCCAAGGTTGAGATGCTGTCGCGCTTCCGCAGCCGCAAGGAGCAGGGCGACGTGCTGCGCGGCGTTCGTGACGGTACCGTCGACATTGTAATCGGGACCCACCGCCTGCTCCAAAAGGATATCCACTTCCGGGACTTGGGGCTGCTTGTGGTGGATGAGGAACACCGCTTCGGCGTCGCAGCCAAGGAACGCCTGAAGCAACTCCGGCGACAGGTCGATGTCCTGACGCTCACGGCAACGCCGATTCCGCGGACCCTTCATATGTCGATGTTGGGGGTCAGGGATATCAGTACCATCGAAACCCCGCCGGAGAACCGTCTCTCGATCAGGACGACCGTGGCCAGGTTCGATCCTGCTCTCATTAAGGAGGCGATAGAGCACGAATTAGATCGAGGCGGACAGGTCTTTTTCGTCCACAATCGCGTGGAGAGCATCCAGAACGTGGCGCGTCTGATCAAGCGGTTGGTCCCAGAGGCGAAGCTGACGGTAGCGCACGGCGAGTTGCCGGAAGAGCGCCTGGAACGGGTTATGTGCGACTTCTACGACGGCAAGTTTAATATCCTGCTGTGCACCACGATCATCGAATCCGGTCTGGATGTAGGCACGGCCAACACCATCATCATCGATCGAGCCGATGCCTTGGGCCTGGCGCAGCTTTATCAGCTTCGCGGGCGGGTCGGTCGGGATAAGCATCGAGCCTATGCCTACCTCCTGGTGCCGAAGGATACCGTGCTTACCGAGGTGGCCAAGAAGAGACTCCAGGTCATTGCGGAACTGACCGATCTTGGCTCCGGATTCAAGGTAGCGGCGAGGGATCTGGAGATCAGAGGTACGGGTAACCTCCTGGGGCCGGAGCAACACGGCCAGATCGCTGCTGTGGGAATTGATCTGTACTGCCGATTGATCGAGTCGACGGTCAAGGAGTTGAAGGGTGAAGCGGTTGCGGAATCTGTTGAGCCTTCCATCAGGTTGGAGGCGGAGGGATATTTGCCGGAGGCCTACGTGGAGGATCCCAACATCCGGCTCCAGCTCTACAAACGGTTGGCTGCGCTCTCTGTGCTGCAAGAGGTCTCCGCCTTCCGGGAGGAACTGGTCGATCGCTTTGGCGAGCCTCCCCACGAGACAGAACGGCTGCTGACCGCAATGGCCCTCAGGATCCTGGCCAGGACGCTCCACATTCGCGAGGTTGACGCCGTAGGCAAGACGATCCGTATCGTGTTCAGTGAGTCGCCACCCCTTGCTGCGGACAAGGTGGCGGCCCTGCTTCGTGAAGAGGGCGGCCGGTTGCGCTACATTCCGAAATCCCCCCACCCCCCCGTTACAAAAGGGGGGCACGGAGGGATTTACGGAGCAGGGTGTGATGCCCTGGAATATGCGGTGGATGGGGGCGACAAGATCACTACCGCTCAGACGCTGTTATCGCGACTTCAGACGTGTCGATGA